A DNA window from Eremothecium cymbalariae DBVPG#7215 chromosome 3, complete sequence contains the following coding sequences:
- the CDC5 gene encoding polo kinase CDC5 (similar to Ashbya gossypii ACL006W) — translation MSAPLQIVNDKQLNTRSNANVHTPVKQHHAKRPDLERGHHDHNRQPPQKKKKEKLSALCKTPPSLIKTKGRDYHRGMFLGEGGFARCFQMKDDSGKIFAAKTVAKISIKSEKTRKKLLSEIQIHKSMRHPNIVQFTDCFEDDTNVYILLEICPNGSLMDLLKQRKQLTEPEVRFFTTQIVGAIKYMHSRRIIHRDLKLGNIFFDKHFNLKIGDFGLAAVLANDRERKYTICGTPNYIAPEVLTGKHTGHSFEVDVWSIGVMIYALLIGKPPFQAKEVNTIYERIKVCDFNFPRDKPISSEAKVLIKDILSLDPLERPSLTEIMEYVWFRNVFPMRINGDVLNFVPEYHDLDLQESLINFKSCMAKCGLLSPSAAAAAAAVMTGTSIEPASGRSSAATVAALVGRGGSVGGGATTTTTTTTNNDHFIQFTKNGNNKESPGGESNKAVLPHSLSPGGTRYKYKEIVDVETQRKLNDLAREARIRRAQQSVLKQSLVASSTNFIKSEISLRILASECHMTLNGLLEAEAQKRMGGLPKSRLPEVQHPIVVTKWVDYSNKHGFAYQLSTDDIGVLFNNGTTVLKLADAEEFWYISYDDREGWVANHYSLVEKPKELNRHLEVVDFFSNYMNSNLSRISTFIRESYHKDDVFLRRFTRYKQFVMFELSDGTFQFNFKDHHKFAISQSGKLTTYISPDRQSFTYPTVGILKAEKVPGHPEIGFMEKFVMMKEGLKQKSAIVSVAQQ, via the coding sequence ATGTCAGCGCCACTTCAGATAGTCAATGACAAGCAATTGAATACACGTTCTAATGCTAATGTTCATACCCCTGTGAAGCAGCATCATGCGAAGCGTCCGGATCTGGAAAGAGGTCATCACGATCATAACCGTCAGCCACcgcagaagaagaagaaagagaagctCTCAGCTTTGTGCAAGACGCCGCCTTCATTAATTAAGACGAAAGGGCGGGATTATCATAGGGGGATGTTTTTGGGTGAGGGTGGGTTTGCTCGTTGTTTCCAGATGAAGGATGATAGTGGGAAGATATTTGCGGCCAAGACGGTGGCCAAGATTTCTATCAAGTCGGAGAAGACGAGGAAGAAGTTGCTTTCTGAGATCCAGATTCACAAGTCTATGCGGCATCCGAATATTGTCCAGTTTACAGATTGTTTTGAGGATGACACCAATGTGTATATACTTTTGGAGATTTGTCCCAATGGTTCTTTGATGgatttattaaaacagCGCAAGCAGCTCACCGAGCCTGAGGTTCGGTTCTTCACGACGCAGATCGTGGGGGCTATAAAATACATGCATAGCAGGCGTATTATCCACAGGGATTTGAAATTGGGGAACATCTTTTTCGACAAGCATTTCAACTTGAAAATAGGTGATTTTGGTTTGGCAGCTGTTTTGGCAAACGACAGAGAACGCAAATATACCATTTGCGGCACTCCAAACTATATTGCCCCGGAGGTACTTACAGGCAAGCACACAGGACACTCTTTTGAAGTCGATGTATGGTCCATTGGGGTGATGATATATGCTTTGTTGATCGGCAAGCCGCCATTTCAGGCGAAGGAAGTGAATACGATATACGAAAGAATTAAAGTGTGCGATTTTAATTTCCCCAGGGACAAGCCCATCTCTTCGGAGGCTAAAGTATTGATCAAAGATATTTTGTCCTTGGATCCTTTAGAACGGCCGTCGTTGACTGAGATTATGGAATACGTATGGTTTAGAAATGTGTTTCCCATGAGAATAAACGGAGATGTCTTAAACTTTGTGCCTGAATATCACGATTTAGACTTGCAAGAATCTTTGATTAACTTTAAAAGCTGTATGGCAAAATGTGGCTTGTTAAGCCCATCcgctgccgctgccgcagcagcagtaatGACTGGAACATCAATCGAACCAGCATCTGGCAGATCGTCTGCTGCCACAGTCGCCGCACTAGTAGGCAGAGGCGGCAGCGTCGGCGGCGGGGCAACCACCACGACCACAACCACGACCAACAATGACCACTTTATCCAATTCACAAAGAATGGGAATAATAAAGAATCACCAGGAGGCGAATCCAACAAGGCCGTACTACCCCATTCTTTATCCCCAGGCGGCACCAGATACAAGTATAAAGAGATTGTGGATGTGGAAACACAGAGGAAACTTAACGACCTGGCACGCGAAGCGCGCATCAGGCGAGCACAGCAATCAGTGCTCAAACAATCGCTAGTGGCTAGTTCCACGAATTTTATCAAATCAGAAATCTCCCTCCGAATCTTGGCCAGCGAATGCCACATGACTTTGAACGGACTACTGGAGGCCGAGGCCCAAAAGAGGATGGGCGGGTTACCAAAGTCGCGGTTACCAGAAGTACAACACCCGATCGTAGTGACCAAGTGGGTAGATTACTCGAACAAACACGGGTTTGCTTATCAGCTATCCACCGATGACATTGGCGTTTTATTTAACAACGGTACCACAGTGCTAAAATTAGCCGACGCTGAAGAGTTTTGGTACATTAGCTACGACGATAGAGAAGGCTGGGTCGCAAACCACTACAGTCTAGTTGAAAAACCGAAAGAGTTGAACAGACATTTGGAAGTTGTagatttcttttccaactACATGAATTCCAACTTGAGCAGAATCTCAACCTTTATTCGTGAATCATATCACAAGGACGATGTATTTCTACGGAGGTTCACCCGTTACAAGCAGTTTGTCATGTTTGAGTTGAGCGACGGCACTTTCCAATTCAATTTCAAAGACCATCACAAATTCGCAATCTCACAAAGCGGCAAGTTAACAACCTACATATCGCCAGACAGACAGAGTTTCACTTATCCAACCGTAGGAATTTTGAAAGCTGAAAAGGTCCCTGGCCATCCAGAAATCGGCTTCATGGAAAAGTTTGTTATGATGAAGGAAggtttaaaacaaaaatcgGCCATTGTTTCAGTAGCACAACAGTAG
- the CSI2 gene encoding Csi2p (similar to Ashbya gossypii ACL009C), with protein sequence MKLSSLKLNLLLSLNLLGWTHAIFIPYISSLITFPSMIVDISISSCASVMPLINTTPRPKSKRALPVITLGQNTNTAVVVPDESGTAIVPNVATSESPGNLPRFTPQVLTSYRNKHTKDTIIPSGFLFMAIGMVFALVVAVYLASWLASVLRSRLSIRQEQFISNVIYPNQNYDDEASYSGTASIKDLSEKLGNSKMTKYGIKKSPGSMNSLNSFTTLNNSMSTSVYKDASIQRYSSARDSTASMYVSPTDLLQQQRRYSIGSSTLSFSGSFLEPYPLVIVPKSSCELLVRQPTRQPTWQLTRGKSNLNPFKDTYIPPSAYLDNMLDTSLK encoded by the coding sequence ATGAAACTTTCAAGTCTAAAGCTGAATCTGCTGCTAAGCCTAAATTTATTAGGGTGGACACATGCAATATTTATACCATACATCAGCTCCCTTATTACTTTTCCTTCGATGATTGTTGATATAAGCATTTCAAGTTGTGCATCTGTGATGCCCCTAATTAATACGACCCCACGTCCTAAATCCAAGCGGGCATTACCTGTTATCACATTGGGTCAGAATACAAATACTGCTGTGGTAGTTCCCGATGAGAGCGGGACTGCAATTGTGCCAAATGTTGCAACTTCTGAGTCGCCTGGCAACCTCCCACGATTTACGCCTCAAGTATTAACCTCTTATCGCAACAAACATACCAAGGATACTATTATTCCTTCtggatttttatttatggCAATCGGTATGGTTTTTGCGTTGGTTGTAGCGGTGTATTTGGCTAGCTGGTTAGCTTCTGTCCTTCGCTCACGGCTCAGCATCCGACAAGAACAATTTATTTCGAATGTAATATACCCAAATCAAaattatgatgatgaggcAAGCTACTCAGGTACTGCATCGATAAAAGATCTTTCTGAGAAACTAGGTAACTCTAAAATGACGAAATACGGTATTAAAAAAAGCCCAGGTAGTATGAATTCTCTAAATTCTTTTACCACTCTCAATAATTCGATGTCTACAAGCGTCTACAAAGACGCCAGTATTCAGAGATACTCCTCTGCGCGAGATAGCACTGCCTCAATGTACGTCTCGCCCACCGATTTactgcaacaacaaagaagaTACTCTATCGGAAGTTCCACCCTTTCCTTTTCAGGTTCTTTTCTTGAACCATATCCATTAGTAATCGTGCCCAAGAGTTCGTGCGAGTTACTAGTAAGACAGCCCACACGGCAGCCCACATGGCAGCTCACACGTGGAAAATCTAACTTAAATCCATTTAAAGATACTTATATACCACCAAGTGCTTACCTGGATAACATGTTGGATACCAGcttaaaataa
- the TOP1 gene encoding DNA topoisomerase 1 (similar to Ashbya gossypii ACL008C) has translation MEEKEESVGLSGTCEEDGDDEFKWWEKENNDDSVKWVTLRHNGVMFPPEYEPLPSHVRLYYDGKAVELPPEAEEVAGFFAALLESDHAKNPVFQRNFFNDFLEVLKRYGGAKNGVEVSSFDKCDFSKMFEYLQLQREQRKQLSPQEKKQLKLEKDQLEEPFKYCYLDGRKEQVGNFRIEPPDLFRGRGAHPKTGKLKRRVYPEDVVLNMDKDAAIPDPPAGHKWGEIRHDNTVQWLCMWRENISNSFKYVRLAANSSQKGMSDFKKFEKARELKKYIDIIRSDYRRSLKSKVMLERQIAVATYLIDVFALRAGGEKSEDEADTVGCCSLRYEHVTLKPPFTVIFDFLGKDSIRYYQEVEVDKQVFKNLTIFKRPPKQPGHQLFDRLDPSILNKHLQNYMPGLTAKVFRTYNASKTMQDQLDLIPNEGSVTEKIVRYNAANRAVAILCNHQRTLGRGHAASMQKANEKLEEYQWQKIRYKKAILQLDESELKKNPKYFKEIKDLTKEEQMAIHKRVIEREREKYKRKFTRENEKRKFDKEELLTDSQLKSWLDDVDELEKQYAQELETDEIVLKPTLLNVEKLKAQVEKLEQRIATSSIQLKDKEDNSTVALSTSKISYIDPRLSVVFCKKYNVPLEKIFTKALREKFKWAIESADENWRF, from the coding sequence atggaggagaaggaggagaGTGTAGGGCTCAGTGGGACATGTGAGGAGGACGGGGATGACGAATTCAAGTGGTGGGAGAAGGAAAACAATGACGATAGTGTCAAGTGGGTGACATTGAGGCATAATGGGGTTATGTTCCCGCCGGAATACGAGCCTCTTCCCTCGCATGTCAGGTTGTATTATGACGGGAAGGCTGTGGAGTTGCCTCCGGAGGCGGAAGAGGTTGCAGGGTTCTTTGCAGCGCTATTGGAATCTGATCACGCGAAGAATCCTGTGTTCCAaagaaacttcttcaatgacTTTCTGGAGGTCTTAAAAAGGTACGGTGGTGCCAAGAATGGGGTTGAGGTGAGTTCATTTGATAAATGTGATTTTAGTAAGATGTTTGAATatctgcagctgcagcGGGAGCAGCGGAAGCAATTGAGTCCGCAGGAGAAGAAGCAGCTGAAGTTGGAAAAAGATCAGCTGGAGGAGCCGTTTAAATACTGTTATTTGGATGGGAGGAAAGAGCAAGTTGGGAACTTTCGAATCGAACCTCCTGATTTGTTCAGGGGTCGTGGGGCTCATCCCAAGACAGGGAAGCTAAAGAGACGTGTTTATCCTGAAGATGTGGTGTTAAACATGGATAAGGATGCGGCGATCCCAGACCCTCCAGCAGGCCACAAGTGGGGGGAAATCAGACACGATAACACAGTTCAATGGCTATGTATGTGGCGAGAAaacatttcaaattctttcaaatatgttCGGTTGGCGGCCAACTCTTCACAGAAGGGTATGAgtgattttaaaaagtttgaaaaagctagagaattgaaaaaatacaTTGACATTATCAGATCTGACTACCGAAGATCCCTCAAGAGTAAAGTGATGTTGGAACGGCAGATCGCTGTCGCTACTTATTTAATTGATGTGTTTGCATTGAGAGCTGGAGGTGAAAAATCCGAAGATGAGGCAGACACTGTCGGATGTTGTTCCTTAAGGTACGAACACGTAACCCTAAAACCTCCCTTCACTGTGATATTCGATTTCCTCGGTAAGGATTCCATCAGGTATTATCAGGAGGTTGAAGTAGATAAGCAAGTTTTTAAGAACTTGACCATTTTTAAACGGCCTCCTAAGCAGCCAGGTCACCAATTGTTTGATAGGTTGGATCCATCCATATTGAACAAGCATTTGCAAAATTACATGCCAGGTTTAACTGCAAAGGTTTTTCGTACGTACAATGCTTCCAAGACAATGCAAGACCAGCTAGATTTGATCCCTAATGAAGGCTCTGTAACGGAGAAGATTGTCAGATATAATGCAGCCAATAGGGCCGTTGCAATCTTGTGTAATCACCAGCGTACTCTAGGACGGGGCCATGCAGCATCAATGCAGAAGGCTAACGAGAAACTTGAGGAATACCAGTGGCAAAAGATTCGGTATAAGAAGGCCATCTTACAACTAGATGAGTctgaattgaaaaagaatccGAAGTACTTCAAAGAGATCAAGGATCTGACTAAAGAGGAGCAGATGGCTATACATAAGAGAGTCATTGAACGAGAGCGTGAGAAGTATAAACGTAAATTCACTCGCGAAAATGAAAAGAGGAAGTTTGACAAAGAAGAGCTATTAACTGATTCACAGCTAAAGTCATGGTtagatgatgttgatgagttGGAAAAGCAATACGCTCAGGAATTGGAAACTGATGAAATTGTTCTAAAGCCTACCTTGTtaaatgttgaaaagttgaaggcccaagttgaaaaattagaaCAACGAATCGCCACAAGCTCTATCCAGTTAAAGGACAAGGAAGATAATTCTACTGTAGCCTTGAGTACCTCCAAGATTAGTTATATTGACCCAAGGCTCTCTGTCGTCTTTTGTAAAAAGTATAACGTCCCACTTGAAAAGATTTTCACTAAAGCCCTACGAGAAAAATTCAAGTGGGCTATTGAATCTGCTGATGAGAATTGGAGATTCTAA